From the genome of Candidatus Desulfarcum epimagneticum, one region includes:
- a CDS encoding AbrB family transcriptional regulator yields MIKTLTKHGDSLALVIEKPFLERLGADAETPFDVTTDGRALILYPIKDTDRGDTFKAALNKVNARYPNALKKLAE; encoded by the coding sequence ATGATCAAAACCCTGACCAAACATGGCGACAGCCTGGCGCTGGTGATTGAGAAGCCTTTTTTGGAACGGCTGGGGGCCGACGCCGAGACCCCCTTCGACGTCACCACCGATGGCCGGGCGCTGATCCTTTATCCCATCAAAGACACCGACCGTGGCGACACGTTTAAAGCCGCTCTTAATAAGGTGAACGCTCGCTACCCCAACGCGCTGAAAAAACTTGCGGAGTAG
- a CDS encoding conserved hypothetical protein (Evidence 4 : Unknown function but conserved in other organisms) → MNIFVLDTDIEKCAEFHCDQHVVKMTLESVQILCSALSKKNFETPYRPTHQKHPCVLWAEESYDNFEWLSKLAYALNDEYRYRYRRSHDHKSIDALRSVSDMEYERKGLTPFAQAMPEQYRVPGYPVKAYRRFYLGEKMGFAKWTRRGIPYWVKETSDRGMGLKPDP, encoded by the coding sequence ATGAATATTTTTGTGCTGGACACGGATATTGAAAAATGCGCCGAATTCCATTGTGATCAGCATGTGGTGAAGATGACATTGGAAAGCGTCCAAATTCTCTGCTCGGCTTTAAGCAAAAAAAATTTTGAGACGCCATACAGGCCCACCCATCAAAAGCATCCCTGTGTGCTGTGGGCGGAGGAATCTTACGACAATTTTGAATGGCTCAGCAAACTTGCGTATGCGTTAAATGATGAATATAGATACAGATACAGGCGGTCTCACGATCACAAATCGATTGACGCGCTGAGAAGTGTTTCGGATATGGAGTATGAGAGAAAAGGCCTGACCCCGTTCGCCCAGGCCATGCCGGAGCAATACAGAGTCCCGGGATATCCCGTCAAAGCCTATCGCCGATTTTATCTGGGTGAAAAAATGGGGTTTGCGAAGTGGACCCGAAGGGGTATTCCGTATTGGGTGAAAGAGACTTCGGATCGCGGAATGGGATTAAAACCTGACCCATAA
- the hypF gene encoding Carbamoyltransferase HypF2: MSKPVASKTLAVNGIVQGVGFRPFIHQLAGRFGLKGEVANTSAGVFIHIEGPADDVDLFCRRIEKNPPPLSRITHMAVSNAPPKGYETFSIVKSRGRDSISTLISPDVSVCEDCLSELFDPEDRRYLYPFLNCVNCGPRYTIIDDIPYDRPHTSMKGFDMCDACRREYEDPANRRFHAQPNACPECGPHVALYNASREKIPGPDPIEKTARLLKEGHILAIKGLGGFHLAADPENDAAVKRLREKKGREEKPFALMSPDMAAIEAYAHVSDAEKKRLNSLQRPIVILRKKIPTSLSEAVSPKNDSLGVMLPCAPLHYLLFQWGFKALVMTSGNISEEPIVIDNETAFSTLGNIADYFLIHNRDIYLRSDDSIVRHSAGATRLIRRSRGYAPAPIFLKKSVPPTLACGAHMKNTVCLAKGQNAFLSQHIGDLENRWADDFFRMTIDHMKRIFDIHWEIAACDLHPDYSSSRYAKTLEERGARLVRVQHHHAHIASCMAENQIDSKVIGIALDGAGLGSDGAIWGGEALVADLTGFERSGKIEYNAMPGGDAAAREPWRMALSYLHEAFGDSMSRLSLPLIRHAGEKKIRVIQQMINGNIHSPPTSSAGRLFDGVASIIGIRHISTFEGQAAMELEMAAAGEKPRGVYPCQWIGEKEKTLPTAPIIRAVVADMEKGASPSQISAKFHATLIQAFCDLCQIVKKETGIDQAALSGGVFQNRVLLSGMKGELEKRGFEVFCHSLAPCNDGGLSLGQAAIAAAQCAG, translated from the coding sequence ATGTCCAAGCCTGTCGCATCCAAAACCCTGGCCGTGAACGGCATTGTCCAGGGAGTGGGCTTTCGCCCGTTTATCCATCAGCTGGCGGGCCGCTTCGGCCTGAAAGGCGAGGTGGCCAACACCTCCGCCGGGGTGTTCATTCACATTGAGGGGCCGGCCGACGATGTGGATCTGTTTTGCCGGCGCATTGAAAAAAATCCCCCTCCCCTGTCCCGGATCACCCACATGGCCGTCTCAAACGCGCCGCCAAAAGGCTATGAGACGTTTTCCATCGTCAAAAGCCGGGGCCGCGACTCGATCTCCACCCTCATATCGCCGGATGTGTCCGTGTGCGAAGACTGCCTTTCCGAGCTTTTCGACCCCGAAGACCGCCGGTATCTGTACCCTTTCTTAAACTGCGTCAACTGCGGCCCCCGCTACACCATCATCGACGACATCCCCTATGACCGCCCCCACACCTCCATGAAGGGCTTTGACATGTGCGACGCCTGCCGCCGCGAGTATGAAGACCCGGCAAACAGGCGCTTCCACGCCCAGCCCAACGCCTGCCCGGAATGCGGGCCCCATGTGGCGCTTTACAACGCCTCACGGGAAAAAATCCCCGGCCCCGATCCCATTGAAAAAACCGCCCGGCTGTTAAAGGAGGGCCATATCCTGGCCATCAAGGGCCTCGGGGGTTTTCATCTGGCGGCGGACCCGGAAAACGACGCGGCGGTCAAACGCCTGAGAGAAAAAAAGGGCCGGGAGGAAAAACCCTTCGCCCTCATGTCCCCGGACATGGCGGCCATTGAGGCATACGCCCATGTGAGCGACGCTGAAAAAAAGCGGCTGAACTCCCTCCAGCGGCCCATCGTGATTTTGCGGAAAAAAATCCCCACCTCCCTTTCCGAAGCGGTTTCGCCGAAAAACGACTCTCTCGGGGTCATGCTGCCCTGCGCGCCCCTTCATTACCTGCTTTTTCAATGGGGGTTCAAGGCCCTGGTGATGACCAGCGGAAACATCAGCGAAGAGCCCATCGTCATCGACAACGAAACAGCCTTTTCCACCCTGGGGAACATCGCGGATTATTTCCTGATCCACAACCGGGACATTTACTTAAGAAGCGACGACTCCATCGTGAGACACTCGGCGGGCGCCACACGCCTCATCCGGCGCTCAAGGGGCTATGCCCCGGCGCCCATATTCCTGAAAAAAAGCGTTCCCCCGACCCTGGCCTGCGGCGCCCATATGAAAAACACGGTGTGCCTGGCCAAGGGCCAAAACGCCTTTTTAAGCCAGCACATCGGGGATTTGGAAAACCGGTGGGCGGACGATTTTTTCCGCATGACCATTGACCACATGAAACGGATTTTCGACATCCACTGGGAAATCGCGGCGTGCGACCTTCACCCGGACTATTCCAGCTCCCGATACGCGAAGACCCTGGAGGAGCGGGGGGCCCGGCTGGTCCGGGTTCAGCATCACCATGCCCACATCGCCTCATGCATGGCCGAAAACCAGATCGATTCCAAAGTCATCGGGATCGCCCTGGACGGCGCGGGCCTGGGGTCCGACGGCGCCATATGGGGGGGCGAGGCGCTTGTGGCGGATTTGACGGGTTTTGAGCGCTCCGGAAAAATCGAATACAACGCCATGCCCGGGGGCGACGCCGCGGCCCGGGAGCCCTGGCGAATGGCGCTGTCCTATCTCCACGAGGCGTTCGGGGACTCCATGAGCCGCTTGAGCCTGCCGCTCATCCGCCACGCCGGGGAGAAAAAAATCCGCGTCATTCAACAGATGATCAACGGAAACATCCACTCGCCCCCGACCTCCAGCGCCGGGCGCCTGTTTGACGGCGTCGCCTCCATCATCGGCATCCGCCACATCTCCACCTTCGAGGGCCAGGCCGCCATGGAGCTGGAAATGGCGGCCGCCGGAGAAAAGCCCCGGGGCGTTTACCCCTGCCAATGGATCGGCGAAAAAGAAAAAACCCTGCCCACGGCCCCCATCATCCGGGCCGTGGTCGCGGACATGGAAAAAGGCGCGTCGCCGTCTCAAATCAGCGCCAAATTCCACGCCACCCTGATTCAGGCGTTTTGCGATCTGTGCCAGATCGTGAAAAAGGAGACCGGCATCGACCAGGCGGCCTTAAGCGGCGGGGTGTTCCAAAACCGCGTTTTGCTTTCGGGAATGAAGGGCGAGCTGGAAAAAAGAGGGTTTGAAGTCTTTTGCCATTCCCTGGCGCCGTGCAACGACGGGGGACTTTCCCTGGGCCAGGCCGCCATCGCCGCCGCCCAATGCGCCGGGTAG
- the gspE gene encoding general secretory pathway component, cryptic (Evidence 2b : Function from indirect experimental evidences (e.g. phenotypes); Product type t : transporter): MGYHLTDILKKRLGLSDPDMEEALERHSGKGGDIGAFLVGERVISETDLLETLSAVHGLPFMDRLPGPNPGDDFAKSLQIQFLKKHLMVPLGEALPEWALQNPGDPPPWEVGEYVIAVRNPACFQALEDMARTLGVGSYTLVLSTREAIVSTINMAYDLSRDSAERLVQDMEEDGDAILSKIQETRDILDDAGDAPIIKLVNHIISQAVKARASDIHIEPGQDKLKVRRRVDGILYDLLSPPKWIQPALISRIKVMAKLNIAEKRLPQDGRMEVKIGDTDIDVRVSIIPTSFGERVVMRLLVKSASLVGLPELGLDPDDFKTLQKIIRSPNGIVLVTGPTGSGKTTTLYAVLSSMNRQDINIITIEDPVEYQINGISQIQVNPKIDLTFARGLRSIVRQDPDVILVGEIRDRETAEIAVQSALTGHLVFSTLHTNDSAGAITRLVDIGVEPFLISSSVVAVIAQRLVRILCDHCKQPHTPDESLLRMVGVRSAAGHVIYQADPGGCENCFHTGYKGRIGIFEIMLLTDSVKSLILKDFDSNLIKKEAVENRMTTLRESAVQKMLAGITTIEEVIRVTRT; this comes from the coding sequence ATGGGATACCATCTCACCGACATTTTAAAGAAACGCCTGGGCCTTTCAGACCCGGACATGGAAGAGGCGCTGGAGCGCCATTCCGGAAAAGGCGGGGACATCGGCGCCTTTCTGGTGGGCGAACGCGTCATATCCGAAACCGATCTCCTTGAAACCTTAAGCGCCGTCCACGGACTGCCCTTCATGGACCGTCTGCCCGGGCCCAACCCGGGAGACGATTTTGCCAAATCCCTGCAAATCCAGTTTTTAAAAAAACACCTGATGGTTCCTTTGGGAGAGGCCCTTCCGGAATGGGCGCTCCAAAACCCCGGGGACCCGCCGCCGTGGGAAGTCGGGGAGTATGTCATCGCCGTCCGGAATCCCGCCTGTTTCCAGGCCCTGGAAGACATGGCCCGGACCCTCGGCGTCGGGTCATACACCCTGGTTTTGTCCACCCGGGAGGCCATTGTCTCCACCATCAACATGGCCTATGACCTGTCCCGGGATTCGGCCGAGCGCCTGGTTCAGGACATGGAGGAGGACGGGGACGCCATACTGAGCAAAATCCAGGAAACCCGGGACATCCTGGACGACGCCGGCGACGCGCCCATCATCAAGCTGGTCAACCACATCATCTCCCAGGCCGTGAAGGCCCGGGCCAGCGATATCCATATCGAGCCCGGCCAGGACAAGCTCAAGGTCCGCCGCCGGGTGGACGGCATCCTCTACGATCTTCTGTCCCCGCCCAAATGGATTCAGCCGGCGCTCATTTCCCGGATCAAGGTTATGGCCAAGCTCAACATCGCGGAAAAAAGGCTCCCCCAGGACGGCCGCATGGAGGTCAAAATCGGGGACACGGACATTGACGTTCGGGTCTCCATCATCCCCACCTCTTTCGGCGAGCGTGTGGTCATGAGACTTCTGGTCAAATCCGCGTCCCTGGTGGGCCTTCCCGAGCTGGGGCTGGATCCGGACGATTTTAAGACCCTTCAAAAAATCATCCGGTCTCCCAACGGCATCGTTCTGGTCACCGGCCCCACGGGAAGCGGAAAAACCACCACCCTTTACGCCGTTTTGTCATCCATGAACCGCCAGGACATCAACATCATCACCATCGAAGACCCGGTGGAATACCAGATCAACGGGATCAGCCAGATCCAGGTCAACCCTAAAATCGACCTGACCTTTGCCCGGGGTCTGAGATCCATTGTCAGGCAGGACCCGGATGTGATCCTCGTGGGGGAGATCCGGGACCGGGAAACCGCTGAAATCGCCGTTCAGTCGGCTTTGACCGGCCACCTGGTCTTTTCCACCCTTCACACCAACGATTCGGCCGGGGCCATCACGCGCCTGGTGGACATCGGAGTGGAGCCGTTTCTGATCTCCTCCTCCGTGGTGGCCGTCATCGCCCAGAGGCTGGTCCGTATCCTGTGCGACCACTGCAAACAGCCCCACACGCCGGACGAATCCCTGCTGCGGATGGTCGGGGTCCGGTCCGCCGCCGGACACGTCATCTACCAGGCCGATCCCGGCGGATGCGAAAACTGCTTCCACACCGGCTACAAAGGCCGAATCGGCATATTTGAAATCATGCTCCTGACCGACTCCGTCAAAAGCCTGATACTCAAAGATTTCGACTCCAACCTGATTAAAAAAGAGGCGGTTGAAAACCGCATGACCACGCTGCGGGAAAGCGCCGTCCAAAAAATGCTGGCGGGAATCACCACCATCGAAGAGGTGATACGGGTGACCCGGACATGA
- a CDS encoding conserved exported hypothetical protein (Evidence 4 : Unknown function but conserved in other organisms), producing MRRAAAILFSAAVMALAFSISHAREGLWIDADAQFEFAQTCFENSDYPQAAAEYKRFAHFFPKDPRVKEAGYLIALSRLLSDRPDEAIRGFDGIIDDYHAGGADVDGPDEWTIRSHLDKSRSLEAVGRYGAAALTLSNLAKIARSPDIQDEARYREGWLRIESRSWKKARESFGRIRPENRGRLRLESLSQTLEQGPGPARSPLTAGLLSVVPGLGQLYLGRYHDAAVAFFLNAALAWASWEMFENGLNAAGTLTALAGVGFYSGNIFSAAAGAHKHNRRREEAWIHRLKKNLKIHLLPPKDMRGPGLSITWGF from the coding sequence ATGAGACGCGCCGCCGCCATCCTTTTTTCAGCCGCCGTCATGGCGCTGGCGTTTTCAATCTCCCATGCCCGGGAGGGCCTTTGGATCGACGCCGACGCCCAGTTCGAATTCGCCCAAACCTGCTTTGAAAACTCCGATTACCCCCAGGCCGCCGCCGAATACAAACGGTTTGCCCACTTTTTCCCCAAAGACCCGCGCGTCAAAGAGGCCGGGTATCTCATCGCCCTGTCCCGGCTTTTGTCGGACCGCCCGGATGAGGCCATTCGGGGCTTTGACGGAATCATTGATGATTATCACGCGGGTGGAGCGGACGTCGACGGGCCGGATGAGTGGACGATTCGGTCCCACCTGGACAAAAGCCGATCCCTGGAGGCCGTGGGCCGATACGGGGCCGCCGCGCTGACCCTTTCCAACCTGGCGAAGATCGCCCGGTCCCCGGATATTCAGGATGAGGCGCGTTACCGGGAGGGATGGCTTCGGATCGAATCCCGGTCGTGGAAAAAGGCCCGGGAAAGCTTTGGGCGAATCCGCCCGGAAAACAGGGGGCGGCTCCGCCTCGAATCCCTGTCCCAAACGCTTGAACAGGGCCCCGGCCCGGCCAGGAGCCCACTGACGGCCGGGCTTCTGTCCGTGGTTCCCGGCCTGGGGCAGCTCTACCTGGGCCGTTATCACGACGCGGCGGTGGCGTTTTTTTTAAACGCGGCCCTGGCCTGGGCCTCCTGGGAGATGTTTGAAAACGGTCTCAACGCCGCGGGGACGCTCACGGCCCTTGCGGGGGTCGGCTTTTACTCCGGAAATATTTTCAGCGCGGCGGCCGGCGCCCATAAACACAACCGGCGCCGGGAAGAGGCGTGGATCCATCGGCTGAAAAAAAATCTCAAAATCCATCTTTTGCCCCCCAAGGACATGAGGGGGCCCGGGCTTTCCATTACCTGGGGGTTTTAA
- the hypC gene encoding Hydrogenase maturation factor HypC codes for MCLAIPSKIIKIQDKMGTIDVDGVTRTASLLLLEDAQVGDYVIVHAGFALHKIDEKTAHESLSILKEAAQAVESQE; via the coding sequence ATGTGCCTTGCCATACCGTCCAAAATTATCAAAATCCAGGACAAGATGGGAACCATCGATGTGGACGGCGTGACCCGAACCGCCAGCCTCCTGCTTCTGGAGGACGCCCAGGTGGGGGATTATGTCATCGTTCACGCCGGATTCGCCCTGCATAAAATAGATGAAAAAACCGCCCATGAATCCTTGAGCATTCTTAAGGAGGCGGCCCAGGCGGTTGAGTCCCAAGAATAG
- a CDS encoding hypothetical protein (Evidence 5 : Unknown function) → MKRIFETQALSSSGGTKKEFRLIRFHLRSGGFSHTLFLKKFSTQKNAVTHFFTMLSTIILLGGDT, encoded by the coding sequence ATGAAGCGAATTTTCGAGACCCAGGCGCTTTCCTCCAGCGGCGGGACGAAAAAGGAGTTTCGCCTGATCCGTTTTCACTTGCGTTCCGGCGGTTTTTCGCATACCCTTTTTTTAAAAAAATTTTCAACTCAAAAAAACGCTGTGACGCATTTTTTTACGATGCTGTCAACCATTATTCTTTTGGGAGGGGACACATGA
- a CDS encoding SAM-dependent methyltransferase, whose protein sequence is MSWDKGALLEKSGSYWQSCALHTGVKLDVFTVIGSGDLSAEEVADRINGDPRGVSALLNALSAMGLLDKARGLFSNTDFSKNFLSKDSDDYTGFIIMHHHHLMESWTKMSEAVLSGKPNRSSVSDTDKDTERESFLMGMFNIASATAPMYAKALGLGDRERLLDLGGGPGTYAIHFCLNNPGLKATVFDLPATRKFAEKTIASFGLSDRIGFKEGSYLDKNIRLDQDYDAAWLSHILHGEGPREAASIVARAADALKTGGKILIHEFILNDAMDGPLFPALFALNMLAGTDKGQSYSEAQLRDMLEKSGIANIQRLDLRSPNDAGILAGEKS, encoded by the coding sequence ATGAGCTGGGACAAGGGCGCTTTGCTTGAAAAATCAGGAAGTTACTGGCAGTCCTGCGCGCTTCACACCGGCGTCAAGCTGGATGTCTTTACCGTGATCGGTTCCGGTGATTTGTCGGCCGAAGAGGTGGCGGACCGGATCAACGGCGATCCGCGCGGGGTGTCGGCGTTGTTAAACGCGCTTTCGGCCATGGGTCTTCTGGACAAAGCCCGGGGGCTGTTTTCCAACACGGATTTTTCAAAAAATTTTCTGTCAAAAGATTCAGACGATTACACCGGCTTTATCATCATGCACCATCACCACCTGATGGAGTCCTGGACGAAAATGTCCGAGGCCGTGTTAAGCGGAAAACCCAACCGGTCAAGCGTGTCCGACACGGACAAAGACACCGAGCGGGAAAGTTTTTTGATGGGAATGTTCAACATCGCCTCCGCCACCGCCCCCATGTACGCCAAAGCGCTCGGTTTGGGCGATCGTGAGCGCCTGCTTGACCTGGGCGGCGGCCCTGGAACTTACGCCATCCATTTTTGTCTGAACAACCCCGGGTTAAAGGCCACGGTCTTTGACCTTCCCGCCACCCGGAAGTTCGCCGAAAAAACCATCGCCTCTTTCGGTCTTTCAGACAGGATTGGATTTAAAGAGGGCAGCTATCTGGATAAAAACATCCGCCTTGACCAGGACTATGACGCGGCGTGGCTTTCCCACATTCTGCACGGGGAAGGGCCCCGGGAGGCGGCGTCCATTGTCGCCAGGGCCGCCGACGCCCTTAAAACCGGCGGAAAGATTCTGATCCATGAATTCATACTCAACGACGCCATGGACGGGCCTTTGTTTCCGGCGCTGTTCGCGTTAAACATGCTGGCCGGCACGGACAAAGGCCAGTCGTATTCAGAGGCCCAGCTTCGAGACATGCTTGAAAAATCCGGGATCGCCAATATTCAAAGGCTGGATCTCCGCTCCCCCAATGACGCCGGGATTCTGGCGGGTGAAAAGTCCTGA
- a CDS encoding exported hypothetical protein (Evidence 5 : Unknown function): MKAISALALFLCLLTVAAARPAAAGEGAIQGRVELKDESGTVRPGMFLKIFLTREKIPTGPHESLADKKKPEAIDAIISLHVDFYKNLLEKRAMKDFMAGDAESRADGTFLFERVAPGDYHIVIAFPSMIRTRKVAWQVPVHVKSGKTAHVTLNGGNMALPTYRR; the protein is encoded by the coding sequence ATGAAAGCCATCAGCGCGCTCGCCCTTTTTCTCTGCCTTTTGACTGTGGCGGCGGCCCGGCCGGCCGCGGCCGGGGAAGGCGCCATCCAGGGCCGCGTGGAGCTGAAAGACGAGTCCGGGACTGTCCGTCCCGGGATGTTTCTGAAAATTTTTTTGACCCGGGAAAAAATCCCGACCGGGCCTCACGAGAGCCTGGCCGACAAAAAAAAGCCCGAGGCCATTGACGCCATCATCAGCCTGCATGTGGATTTTTACAAAAATCTCCTTGAGAAAAGGGCCATGAAAGATTTCATGGCCGGCGACGCCGAGTCCCGGGCCGACGGAACGTTTTTATTTGAGCGCGTGGCGCCGGGGGATTACCACATCGTCATCGCCTTCCCCTCCATGATCAGGACCCGAAAAGTGGCCTGGCAGGTCCCGGTTCATGTGAAGTCCGGAAAAACCGCCCATGTGACGCTCAATGGCGGGAATATGGCTTTGCCGACGTATCGAAGATAA